From Candidatus Cloacimonadota bacterium, one genomic window encodes:
- a CDS encoding triose-phosphate isomerase, producing MRKIIIAGNWKMNKDLAETRSFISIAGLAQREMELGHAIAIAAATYSFLGEAIQLAESTPLNACTQDVSANNDDSAFTRKVSALISMANL from the coding sequence ATGCGTAAGATCATTATCGCAGGTAACTGGAAGATGAATAAAGACTTAGCAGAAACCAGGAGCTTTATATCCATAGCGGGATTAGCTCAACGTGAGATGGAACTCGGGCACGCAATAGCCATTGCTGCAGCTACTTACTCCTTTTTAGGCGAAGCTATACAATTGGCGGAAAGCACTCCCCTCAATGCTTGTACGCAGGATGTATCTGCCAATAATGATGACAGCGCTTTTACCAGGAAAGTATCTGCCCTGATATCAATGGCGAACTTATAG